The nucleotide window CATCTTCTCCGTCGTCGGGGAGGAGTTCGGATTCATCGGCGTGATGCTCTTCCTCGTGCTCTTCGCCTTCCTCCTGTGGCGCGTGCTTCAGGTGGCCTCCGTGATGGACGACGGGTTCGGAAGCCTGATCGCATTCTGCCTCTTTGCGGTCCTCCTGACGCACATCGTGGTGAACCTGGGGATGGCCGTCGGCATGATGCCCGTGACCGGATTGCCCTTGCCGCTCCTCAGCTACGGGGGGAGCTTCCTGCTCGTGCTCTACGCGGGTTTCGGGATCGTACAGCGCGTGGCGTGGGAGGCCTGAGTGTCCTGGTTCAGCAAACCGAAGCGCAAGCTGGTTTCACAGAAGCGTGAGCTCCCGGGCGACGTGTGGGATCGGTGTGCCGGGTGTGGCGAGATCCTCTACAGCGGACGGCTGGAGGAGAACCTCCACGTCTGTCCGACCTGCGGGCATCATTTTCGCATCACGGCGGAGTCCTACGAGGCCATGCTGCTCGACGGCGGCGCTCTCGCCGAGCTGCACGACGAGCATCTGCGTTCCGCCGATCCGCTCGGATTCGTCGATTCCCGCAGCTATGCCGAACGCATCGCGCAGGCGGAGCAGCGTGGCGGCGACCAGGATGCGATCCGCACCGGGCGCGGTGAGATCGGCGGCAGGGAGGTTCACCTCGGGACCATGGACTTCCGCTTCATCGGGGGGTCGATGGGATCGGTGGTGGGCGAGAAGATCCGCCGTCTCGCCGACCGCTCCCTCGAGCGGCAGGTGCCGCTCATCATCATCTCCGCCTCCGGCGGCGCGCGCATGCAGGAAGGGATCCTCTCCCTCATGCAGATGGGGAAGACGGCGGCCGCGCTTGAGCAACTCGCGAGCGCAGGCATCCCCTACGTGAGCGTCCTCACGAACCCGACCACGGGCGGCGTGACCGCGTCGTACGCGATGCTGGGGGATGTGATTCTGGCGGAACCCGGCGCCCTCATCGGCTTTGCCGGCCCGCGGGTCATCAAGGAAACGATCCGGCAGGACCTTCCGGAGGGTTTCCAGACCGCGGAGTTTCTGGAGGAGCACGGGATGATCGACCGCATCGTCCCGCGCCCGGAGATGCGCGATGCCCTCGCGAACCTCCTGGATCACATGTGCTGACCGAGGGCGGGGACGCCCTTGCGGCCCTGTTCGATCTCCGCCCGGTCACAAGGATCCGCTGGGGTCTCGACAGAATCGAAGCGCTCCTGGCGGAGTTGGGTCGACCGGAACGCACCTTCGACGCCCTTCACATTGCGGGCACGAACGGAAAGGGCTCGACCGCGTGCTTCGCGGCGTCGATGCTCGAGGAGGGCGGCACGCGCACGGGCCTCTACACCTCGCCGCATCTCGAGGACGTTCGGGAACGGTTTCTGATCGACGGGGCCTGGGTGGAGGAGTCGGTCCTTCAGTCCGCCGCCGCCCGCGTCATCGGCTGCGAGACGGCTGCAGCCTGTACGTACTTCGAGTTGGCCACGGCGCTCGCCTTCACCTGCTTCGCGGAGTGCGGCGTGGAAGTGGCGGTCGTCGAGACCGGTCTTGGCGGCCGCCTCGACGCGACGAACGTCCTTCGGCCCGCCGGGACGGCGATCACGCCGATCAGTCTCGACCACACGGAATGGCTCGGTCGGTCTCCCGAGGAGATCGCGAGGGAAAAGGGGGGGATCCTGAAGCCCGGTGCGCCGGCCTGCCTGGGCCGCATCGACCCACTTCCGCTCGCAACGCTCGAGCAGGTCGCGCGCGGTGTCGGATCGCCGGTTGTGCGCCTCGGTAGGGATGCCGAAGTGTCGGACGTTGCGGTGCGAGGCGATCCCGTGGGGACGCGCTTTCGCTACGTCTCGAGGGCACGTCCCGACGGCGTGCGGCTTGCGACGGGCCTTCCGGGCCGGCACCAGGCGGACAACGCGGCGTTGGCCCTCCTGCTGCTGGACTGTTCCGGCCGTGCGCCGGAAGAGGGTTCCGCGCGCCGCGGGATCGCGCGCGCGCGCCTGCCCGGCCGCTTCGAGGTCCGCCCTCCGGGGGCCGGGCGCCCGGGCTGCGTGTTCGATATCGCGCACAATCCGGCCGCCACCGCGGTACTCTGCGAGACGCTGGCGGAGCTGTCGCTGGCGCGGCCGCTGGTGGCCGTGGTCGGGATGCTGGCCGACAAGGACTGGAAGCGAACGCTGGCCCGACTCGCGCTTGACAGCGACACTATGATTCTGACTCGATCCGCCGTCCCCGCGGAGAGACGGTGGGACCCGTCGCGGGCGCGGAAATGGCTGTCGCGTGAACGGGGCGTTGAATCGATCGTGTGCCGAAACGTGGCCGAGGCGGTCTCACGGGGACTGACGCTCGCCGGTGCCGGAACGTTATTGGTCACGGGATCCGCAACCACCGTGGGCGAGGCCCGGGCGTTGCCCGCATTCGGCCGCGTACGAACAGGAGACGGATGAGAGATGCTGTACGATCCCAGGCTGGTACAACCGATGCGAGACGAACTCACCCGCCTTGGCGTGCGTGAGCTTCGGACTTCCGATGAAGTGGACGAGGCCCTCGGGGCTGGCGGGGAGACGCTCGTTGTCGTGAACTCCGTCTGCGGCTGCGCGGCGCGCAACGCGCGACCCGCCGTGGCGATGGCCATGGGCCACGGGAAGCAGCCCGACCGCGTCGTCACGGTGTTCGCCGGGCAGGATGTGGAGGCGACGGCGCGCGCGCGGCAGTACTTCACCGGCGTGCGGCCATCTTCGCCGTCTCTCGCGCTGCTCTCGGAGGGGGAGCTGCAGTTCATGCTCGAGCGGCACCAGATCGAGGGCCGCGAGGCGCACGATATCGCGGCCGACCTCACGAAGGCGTACGACGAATACTGCGCCGCGAGCTAGTGTCGCCGAAGTCCGCGAGTCACCGGGAGTTGCCGGGGCGCCGGCGCCCGCAAGGCCACGGGCTGCCGGCGCTCTTCGGGCCGTGAGTTCCGGGGAGATCCGGGGCCTGCCCGGATTTCGAGATTTCTTCCCCGAGGAACTCGCCCTTCGCCGTCACATCTTCTCGGCCTGGCGGAGGGTCGGCGCCCGCTACGGATTCACGGAGTATGACGGACCGCCGCTCGAGGCGCTCGAGCTCTACACGCGGAAGTCCGGCGAAGAGATCGTAGGCCAGCTGTACGAGTTCGAGGACAAGGGCGGGCGGGCGGTGGCGCTGCGGCCGGAGATGACGCCCACCTTCGCGCGCATGATCGCCACCCGCGCCGCCGGAATCGCGAAGCCGATACGCTGGTTCTCGATCCCGCAGCTCTTCCGATACGAGAGGCCGCAGCGCGGCCGACTCCGCGAGCACTTCCAGCTCAACATGGACATCGTCGGCGAGACCAACCCGCTCTCCGATGCGGAGATCATCAGCGCGGGGATCGACGCGCTGCGGGAACTCGGCCTGGGGGCCGCGGACATCGTGGTCCGCATCTCGGATCGGCGCCTCGTCGGCGCGCTCCTCGACGCGCACGGAATCTCCGCCGAGGACCATGTCCCGGTGTTCGGCGCCCTCGACCGGCTCGAGAAGGAGGGGGAGAGCGGGGTCCGCCGCCGGCTGGCGGCAGAGGGCGTGGAGAGGGAAGCGGCGACGCGGCTGCTGGCGGGGATCCGGCTGCCGCTCGAGGAACTGGCGGCGGCGCACGGGGGAGACGAAGCGATCCTGGAGGCGGCCGGCCGACTGTCCACCGTGTTCGCACATCTCGGCGCCGCGGGCTTCGCCGACTTCGTGAGATTCGACGCGGGTCTCGTGCGCGGACTCGCCTACTACACGGGGACGGTGTTCGAGATATGGGACCGTCGCGACGAACTGCGCGCGATCTGCGGGGGCGGACGCTATGACGACCTCCTGAAGGCGCTGGGAGGCGTGGATCTTCCGGCTCTCGGCTTCGGCATGGGGGA belongs to Candidatus Palauibacter australiensis and includes:
- a CDS encoding Mur ligase family protein → MLTEGGDALAALFDLRPVTRIRWGLDRIEALLAELGRPERTFDALHIAGTNGKGSTACFAASMLEEGGTRTGLYTSPHLEDVRERFLIDGAWVEESVLQSAAARVIGCETAAACTYFELATALAFTCFAECGVEVAVVETGLGGRLDATNVLRPAGTAITPISLDHTEWLGRSPEEIAREKGGILKPGAPACLGRIDPLPLATLEQVARGVGSPVVRLGRDAEVSDVAVRGDPVGTRFRYVSRARPDGVRLATGLPGRHQADNAALALLLLDCSGRAPEEGSARRGIARARLPGRFEVRPPGAGRPGCVFDIAHNPAATAVLCETLAELSLARPLVAVVGMLADKDWKRTLARLALDSDTMILTRSAVPAERRWDPSRARKWLSRERGVESIVCRNVAEAVSRGLTLAGAGTLLVTGSATTVGEARALPAFGRVRTGDG
- the hisS gene encoding histidine--tRNA ligase is translated as MSSGEIRGLPGFRDFFPEELALRRHIFSAWRRVGARYGFTEYDGPPLEALELYTRKSGEEIVGQLYEFEDKGGRAVALRPEMTPTFARMIATRAAGIAKPIRWFSIPQLFRYERPQRGRLREHFQLNMDIVGETNPLSDAEIISAGIDALRELGLGAADIVVRISDRRLVGALLDAHGISAEDHVPVFGALDRLEKEGESGVRRRLAAEGVEREAATRLLAGIRLPLEELAAAHGGDEAILEAAGRLSTVFAHLGAAGFADFVRFDAGLVRGLAYYTGTVFEIWDRRDELRAICGGGRYDDLLKALGGVDLPALGFGMGDVVLTELLRDRGLVPGAARRVDDYIVCVSDAERPLALGLARSLRDRGRRVLYDLRPRGVGRQFKAAHQAGAGRAIVLGPREVERGVAVLRDMASGEEREVAIETLAQPSASEARGGEVP
- a CDS encoding BrxA/BrxB family bacilliredoxin codes for the protein MLYDPRLVQPMRDELTRLGVRELRTSDEVDEALGAGGETLVVVNSVCGCAARNARPAVAMAMGHGKQPDRVVTVFAGQDVEATARARQYFTGVRPSSPSLALLSEGELQFMLERHQIEGREAHDIAADLTKAYDEYCAAS
- the accD gene encoding acetyl-CoA carboxylase, carboxyltransferase subunit beta, which produces MSWFSKPKRKLVSQKRELPGDVWDRCAGCGEILYSGRLEENLHVCPTCGHHFRITAESYEAMLLDGGALAELHDEHLRSADPLGFVDSRSYAERIAQAEQRGGDQDAIRTGRGEIGGREVHLGTMDFRFIGGSMGSVVGEKIRRLADRSLERQVPLIIISASGGARMQEGILSLMQMGKTAAALEQLASAGIPYVSVLTNPTTGGVTASYAMLGDVILAEPGALIGFAGPRVIKETIRQDLPEGFQTAEFLEEHGMIDRIVPRPEMRDALANLLDHMC
- a CDS encoding FtsW/RodA/SpoVE family cell cycle protein; this translates as IFSVVGEEFGFIGVMLFLVLFAFLLWRVLQVASVMDDGFGSLIAFCLFAVLLTHIVVNLGMAVGMMPVTGLPLPLLSYGGSFLLVLYAGFGIVQRVAWEA